One stretch of Archangium lipolyticum DNA includes these proteins:
- a CDS encoding branched-chain amino acid transaminase: MSSTSANVLRSDQIWLDGKLIKWDEGQVHVMTHALHYGLGVFEGIRAYRTYDGRLAVFRLREHIDRLFDSAHICMMKLPFTPEQLSEACLELLRKQKDLFANGAYLRPIAFMGDGAMGLGAINPTRVAITAWDWGAYLGDKGIREGIRAKVSSFTRLHVNVNMVRGKISGQYVNSILAKREAVLAGYDEAILLDISGFVAEASGENIFLVNKKGIIKTPPLSSPILDGITRDSVLRILRDSGREVEEVTVTRDALYICNEVFFTGTAAEITPVREVDNRMVGTGKPGPITQYVQETYFRAVRGQEPRYTEWLTYV; encoded by the coding sequence ATGAGCTCGACCTCCGCCAACGTCCTGCGCTCCGACCAGATCTGGCTCGATGGAAAGCTGATCAAATGGGACGAAGGCCAGGTGCACGTGATGACCCACGCCCTGCACTACGGGCTGGGGGTCTTCGAGGGCATCCGGGCCTACCGCACCTACGATGGACGGCTCGCGGTGTTCCGCCTTCGCGAACACATCGATCGCCTGTTCGACTCGGCGCACATCTGCATGATGAAGCTGCCCTTCACCCCGGAGCAGCTGAGCGAGGCGTGCCTGGAGCTGCTGCGCAAGCAGAAGGATCTCTTCGCCAACGGGGCCTACCTGCGCCCCATCGCCTTCATGGGCGACGGCGCCATGGGCCTGGGCGCCATCAACCCCACGCGCGTGGCCATCACCGCCTGGGACTGGGGTGCGTACCTCGGGGACAAGGGCATCCGCGAGGGCATCCGCGCCAAGGTGAGCTCCTTCACCCGGCTGCACGTGAACGTGAACATGGTTCGCGGGAAGATCTCCGGCCAGTACGTCAACTCCATCCTCGCCAAGCGCGAGGCCGTGCTCGCCGGCTATGACGAGGCCATCCTCCTGGACATCAGCGGCTTCGTCGCCGAGGCCTCCGGGGAGAACATCTTCCTCGTCAACAAGAAGGGCATCATCAAGACCCCTCCCCTCTCCTCGCCCATCCTCGACGGCATCACCCGCGACTCGGTGCTCCGGATCCTCCGCGACTCCGGCCGCGAGGTGGAGGAGGTCACCGTCACCCGTGACGCCCTCTACATCTGCAACGAGGTCTTCTTCACCGGCACCGCGGCGGAGATCACCCCGGTGCGCGAGGTGGACAACCGGATGGTGGGTACCGGAAAGCCCGGCCCCATCACCCAGTATGTGCAGGAGACCTACTTCCGCGCCGTCCGGGGCCAGGAGCCGCGCTACACCGAGTGGCTCACCTACGTCTGA
- a CDS encoding patatin-like phospholipase family protein, whose translation MLLKQRFQILRPLEEMELVLVRAALDSPSLLDSREETVLRTALSLARLYRLRHEGHDHSVETWTTPFREDVTRRLGPVLLGKRRITRDQLVPHVRDLRTRTLQVRDELLHRLRGHVPEEVLHRELQHKSLVVVAGGGGGTAYVYMGVMALLDEHGLKPSLLAGTSMGAILMLMRSRMARFDQSDLVGIIRSLSWRKLFRFISTENRYGLPAALRLFLRAGLGRYFDAGPNQAGGLRLKDLPVPILVAVGGIRRGMLPRPLEYYERLLGTSPVSLLSPAGVARRIQAVMGTLAEFFTRPEIMVKLHLGLDEKTSHFDAIDAAGFSSALPGVIHYDVLRDDTNMHGLLNGLMEEKGIFRLMDGGLVDNLPVKAAWKAVHHGNLGTRNAFILALDGFAPRLSTPFWLPLQRLAAMTVAPNLPYAHQVKRFGPTLSPLELVPSVQLATKAMHFGRKQLGPDMPFLTRMLSPLPYLG comes from the coding sequence GTGCTGCTGAAGCAACGCTTCCAGATCCTCCGGCCCCTCGAAGAGATGGAGCTGGTGTTGGTGCGCGCGGCGCTGGACTCGCCCTCGCTGCTGGACTCGCGCGAGGAGACCGTGCTGCGCACCGCGCTCTCCCTGGCGCGCCTCTACAGGCTGCGCCACGAGGGCCATGATCACTCGGTGGAGACGTGGACCACGCCCTTCCGCGAGGACGTGACGCGGAGGCTCGGCCCGGTGCTGCTCGGCAAGCGCCGCATCACCCGGGATCAACTGGTGCCACACGTGCGCGACCTGCGCACGCGGACGCTCCAGGTGCGCGACGAGCTGCTCCACCGCCTGCGGGGGCATGTGCCCGAGGAGGTGTTGCACCGCGAGCTACAGCACAAGTCGCTGGTGGTGGTGGCTGGCGGCGGAGGGGGCACGGCCTACGTGTACATGGGGGTGATGGCCCTGCTGGACGAGCACGGCCTCAAGCCGTCGCTGCTGGCGGGCACCTCGATGGGCGCCATCCTGATGCTGATGCGCTCGCGGATGGCGCGCTTCGACCAGTCGGATCTGGTGGGCATCATCCGCAGCCTGTCCTGGCGCAAGCTCTTCCGGTTCATCTCCACGGAGAACCGTTACGGGCTGCCGGCGGCGCTGCGCCTCTTCCTGCGCGCGGGCCTGGGCCGCTACTTCGACGCGGGACCGAACCAGGCGGGTGGCCTGCGGCTGAAGGATCTCCCGGTGCCCATCCTCGTCGCGGTGGGGGGCATCCGGCGGGGCATGTTGCCCAGGCCGCTCGAGTACTACGAGCGCCTGTTGGGCACGAGCCCGGTGAGCCTGCTGAGCCCCGCGGGCGTGGCGCGCCGCATCCAGGCGGTGATGGGCACGCTGGCCGAGTTCTTCACCCGGCCGGAGATCATGGTGAAGCTCCACCTGGGGCTGGACGAGAAGACGTCCCACTTCGACGCGATCGACGCGGCGGGCTTCTCCTCGGCGCTGCCCGGGGTCATCCACTACGACGTGCTGCGCGACGACACGAACATGCACGGCCTGCTCAACGGGCTGATGGAGGAGAAGGGCATCTTCCGGCTGATGGACGGAGGGCTGGTGGACAACCTCCCGGTGAAGGCGGCCTGGAAGGCGGTGCACCATGGCAACCTCGGCACGCGCAACGCCTTCATCCTCGCGCTGGATGGCTTCGCGCCCCGGCTCAGCACGCCCTTCTGGCTGCCGCTGCAACGGCTCGCCGCCATGACGGTGGCGCCCAACCTCCCCTACGCCCACCAGGTGAAGCGCTTCGGCCCCACCCTCTCTCCCCTGGAGCTGGTGCCTTCCGTACAACTCGCCACCAAGGCCATGCACTTCGGCCGCAAGCAGCTCGGCCCGGACATGCCCTTCCTGACGCGCATGCTCTCTCCACTTCCGTACCTCGGCTGA